TACTTCTGTGTCTTCCAAAGCGACAATGGTCGCGCTACGTGGTTCACCAGTAAGTAGAGAAATCTCACCGAAAAACTCACCAGCTGTCATCTGCCGCAGGACAGCTGCGCGGCCAGCCCCGTTCCGCGTTGAAACTTCCACCTGGCCGCTCTTGATGATGTAGAAGGTATTCCCCGCTTCTCCCTGATGGCAGATGGTTTCGCCACGGGCAAAAATCTGCGTTGCTAAACGCCGCGCGAGTTCTTGCCGCTGTTCGTCAGTGAGCACGTTAAGGAATTCAATCTCATGCAAGAGTTGTAAACGTTCAGCCGCCGCATCAGTCACCGGAATCGCTCGTTGATGATGTAATTCACGGATCGGAAAAGGAATCGTAATTTGCTCGCGACGAAAGTGGTACCACATCCGCTTTCGCACATCAGATTCAATCACTTGTAACCGAGAAAAGTCGTCAATCCAGAGCTTGATGGTGTACAGCACGGCAAAATCGAGATAGTCCGTCAGGCGAACTTCTGGCGGTGGCTGATCGAGTACCCCAGATACCTCACGTGCGCAGCGCAAGAGAATCACTTCGACGGTAGACGGCGGATGCTTGTAGTGGACCCCGACCCGAATCTCACACGCATGAAGCCGCGAGGGAAAGGAGAAATTATGAATTTCCATCTTGGCAACCATGCTTTGAGGAAACGAGATATGATCTCCTTGCCGCGTCAGGATCGTCACCGATCGCCAATCTGCACTCTCGATACGTCCCTCGTGTGACCCAAGTTTGACCCACTGCCCAATCAAATAGGGGCGAGTAATTTGCATCCCGATTCCGGCAAAAAGGTTGCCGAGCGTCTCTTGTAACGCGAGACCAAGAATAACCGACAGGATCGCCGAACTCGTGACCAGT
The sequence above is a segment of the Deltaproteobacteria bacterium genome. Coding sequences within it:
- a CDS encoding mechanosensitive ion channel, with product MWSPELLFLLLQTVAIFIGLSLFYWIIFKALRWRSPLLRTLTARIRFWMYLFVPLIPLAWLLTQLDLLPIRALHPSRSLLRSVDSVLLVVTIIALVEAVSAFISDYLFAVRRNTPVPQIVQSLVRGVVYLLVFLFLLPQIFAWRDIAGLVTSSAILSVILGLALQETLGNLFAGIGMQITRPYLIGQWVKLGSHEGRIESADWRSVTILTRQGDHISFPQSMVAKMEIHNFSFPSRLHACEIRVGVHYKHPPSTVEVILLRCAREVSGVLDQPPPEVRLTDYLDFAVLYTIKLWIDDFSRLQVIESDVRKRMWYHFRREQITIPFPIRELHHQRAIPVTDAAAERLQLLHEIEFLNVLTDEQRQELARRLATQIFARGETICHQGEAGNTFYIIKSGQVEVSTRNGAGRAAVLRQMTAGEFFGEISLLTGEPRSATIVALEDTEVLTMNKEDMRAMLATNSQLADHMSEVRTLPAKLVDFRMSRLFGCSVTSTGASVPE